In the genome of Bradyrhizobium sp. CIAT3101, one region contains:
- a CDS encoding MFS transporter: MDQKTPGEQGNMQQDAVRTALVVLALCFTLAVLGRGLSESFTVFLKPISENFGWDRAQVVSIYSLTWLISGLTAPLVGRLFDHSGPRIVYALGLLLLGSAFLIAGHAQALWQFQLSIGLCVGIGVAFIGNVPNSILLGRWFGPKLPTAMAVVYSAMGGGVLALLPASQLLIDHLGWRETYQVYGFITLGLLLPLMLLPWRLFASGSPHVAKKTDPDFVDHGWTLVSAMRHHAFWALFSTFFFTAVGMYCIAAQIVAYLIDAGFPPLQAATAWGFSGVVLVFGMIGVSALDGLIGRRPSVLLSYAISILGIVLLWLLQYYPNVILLTGFVVCFGSMMGSRGPLITATAMKIFRGKRVGTIFGTISIGSGLGSAFGSWSGGLIHDATHGYNALLVFALANVVLGMIPFLIVPALRR; this comes from the coding sequence ATGGATCAGAAGACGCCCGGCGAACAGGGGAACATGCAGCAGGACGCGGTCCGAACCGCGCTCGTCGTGCTCGCGTTGTGCTTCACGCTGGCCGTGCTCGGCCGTGGCTTGAGCGAAAGCTTCACTGTCTTCCTCAAGCCGATCTCCGAAAATTTTGGTTGGGACCGCGCGCAGGTGGTTTCGATCTATTCGCTGACCTGGCTCATCAGCGGACTGACGGCGCCGCTGGTCGGCCGCCTGTTCGATCATTCCGGACCGCGCATCGTCTATGCGCTCGGCCTGTTGCTGCTCGGCTCCGCGTTCCTGATCGCAGGCCATGCGCAGGCGCTCTGGCAATTCCAGCTCTCGATCGGATTGTGCGTCGGTATCGGCGTTGCCTTCATCGGCAACGTGCCGAACTCGATCCTGCTCGGCCGCTGGTTCGGGCCAAAGCTGCCGACCGCGATGGCGGTGGTGTATTCGGCAATGGGCGGCGGCGTGCTGGCGCTGCTGCCGGCCTCGCAGCTCTTGATCGATCATCTCGGCTGGCGCGAGACCTATCAGGTCTATGGCTTCATCACACTCGGCCTGCTGCTACCGCTCATGCTGCTGCCGTGGCGGCTGTTCGCTTCGGGCTCGCCGCATGTTGCGAAGAAGACCGATCCCGATTTCGTCGACCACGGCTGGACGCTCGTGAGCGCGATGCGTCACCACGCGTTCTGGGCGCTGTTCTCGACCTTCTTCTTCACCGCGGTCGGCATGTACTGCATCGCAGCCCAGATCGTCGCCTATCTGATCGATGCCGGCTTCCCGCCGCTGCAGGCCGCGACCGCCTGGGGCTTTTCGGGTGTCGTGCTGGTGTTCGGCATGATCGGCGTCTCCGCGCTCGACGGGCTGATCGGACGCCGTCCCTCGGTGCTGCTGAGCTACGCGATCTCGATCCTCGGCATCGTCCTGCTCTGGCTGCTTCAGTATTATCCGAATGTCATCCTGCTCACCGGCTTCGTCGTCTGCTTCGGCAGCATGATGGGCTCGCGCGGGCCGCTGATCACGGCAACGGCGATGAAGATCTTCAGAGGCAAGCGGGTCGGCACCATCTTCGGCACGATCTCGATCGGCAGTGGACTCGGCTCGGCCTTCGGCTCCTGGAGCGGCGGCCTGATCCACGATGCCACCCACGGCTACAACGCGCTGCTCGTCTTCGCACTTGCAAACGTGGTCCTCGGGATGATCCCGTTCCTGATCGTGCCCGCCTTGCGGCGCTAG
- a CDS encoding DoxX family protein has translation MNFPYLSRFQPVLLSLFRFITGLLLFQYGVAKLFKFPVLPYFADIPPLIYVAGTLELVLGATLMLGLFTRLTAFILSGEMAFAYFMGHVMKTGTPVLLPLLNGGTAAILFCFACLYISAAGGGSVSVDALIGKESDAPGGAFARR, from the coding sequence ATGAACTTTCCCTATCTCTCTCGCTTTCAGCCGGTTCTCTTGAGCCTGTTTCGTTTCATCACTGGACTGCTGCTGTTCCAGTACGGTGTCGCCAAGCTGTTCAAGTTCCCGGTGCTCCCCTACTTCGCCGACATCCCGCCGCTGATCTATGTGGCCGGCACGCTCGAGCTGGTGCTCGGCGCGACGCTGATGCTCGGCCTGTTCACCCGCCTCACGGCTTTCATCCTGTCGGGTGAAATGGCCTTCGCCTACTTCATGGGCCATGTGATGAAGACCGGAACGCCAGTGCTCCTGCCGCTGCTCAATGGCGGCACCGCCGCGATCCTGTTCTGCTTCGCCTGTCTCTACATCTCGGCGGCCGGCGGCGGCTCGGTCAGCGTCGATGCGCTGATCGGCAAGGAGAGCGACGCACCAGGCGGCGCCTTCGCGCGGCGCTGA
- a CDS encoding methyl-accepting chemotaxis protein, which produces MKLLSHLKIRTKLASMVCLAALTVTAIIAVSTVLSKSRMMDDRVQQMKAAVDLLHGLAQTFQDDAAAGKMTVDDAKLQFRQRARNMKFGGGQGYPVVYNSDTSILVNGANPQLEGKITGATDSNGVLIADAQLNAARQAPQGGVTSYLYPRPGQTEPVRKTVFVRQFTPWNATISYGLYVDDIDADVRALTLELAAIGAGLMLLMATLSWLIARDVLSALDRQKTRMQDIADGAIDKPVEETDRGDEIGRMAETLEVLRQTALTARTLEAEQVAAKARGEQEKRDALISLADRFDASVGQLVGLMASGSGELETTAKSMSSTAEGTNRRAAVVGSAATEASQRVQTVAAAAEELSSSITEISRQVAQSAEVTGRAVESARHTDTIVRALSDGAQQIEHVAELISSIAAQTNLLALNATIEAARAGEAGRGFAVVASEVKSLASQTAEATREIGDKIAQIQGATKEAVDAIGGITATIEEVSRIATSIGAAIEEQGAATAEIARSVSQTAEATKEVTTNIGGVSSAANETGNAAGMVLAAASNLSKQAEQLSGEVGTFLAGVRAA; this is translated from the coding sequence ATGAAGCTGCTGAGCCATCTGAAGATCCGGACCAAGCTTGCCAGCATGGTCTGCCTCGCAGCTCTGACAGTTACGGCCATCATCGCGGTATCGACCGTCCTCAGCAAGAGCCGCATGATGGACGACCGGGTCCAGCAGATGAAGGCCGCGGTCGATCTGCTCCACGGCCTCGCACAGACTTTCCAGGATGACGCGGCCGCCGGCAAGATGACGGTGGACGACGCCAAGCTGCAGTTTCGCCAGCGTGCCCGCAACATGAAGTTCGGCGGCGGCCAAGGCTATCCTGTCGTCTACAATTCCGACACCTCGATCCTGGTCAACGGCGCCAATCCGCAGCTCGAAGGCAAGATCACAGGCGCGACGGATTCCAATGGCGTCCTGATTGCCGATGCTCAGCTCAACGCCGCCAGGCAGGCGCCGCAGGGCGGCGTGACATCCTATCTCTACCCTCGCCCCGGTCAGACCGAGCCCGTCCGCAAGACCGTGTTCGTCCGCCAGTTCACGCCCTGGAACGCCACGATCAGCTACGGCCTCTACGTCGACGATATCGACGCCGACGTGCGCGCGCTGACGCTCGAGCTCGCCGCGATCGGCGCCGGCCTGATGCTGCTGATGGCGACGCTGTCCTGGCTGATCGCCCGCGACGTGCTCAGCGCGCTCGACCGCCAGAAGACCCGGATGCAGGACATCGCCGACGGTGCCATCGACAAGCCGGTCGAGGAGACCGATCGCGGCGACGAGATCGGCCGCATGGCCGAGACGCTCGAAGTGTTGCGCCAGACCGCCCTGACGGCGCGTACGCTGGAAGCCGAACAGGTCGCGGCCAAGGCCCGCGGCGAGCAGGAAAAGCGCGACGCCTTGATCTCCCTCGCCGATCGCTTCGATGCGTCCGTCGGTCAGCTCGTGGGTCTGATGGCCTCGGGCTCCGGCGAGCTGGAAACCACGGCCAAGTCGATGTCGTCGACCGCCGAGGGCACCAACCGCCGCGCCGCCGTGGTCGGCTCGGCTGCGACCGAAGCCAGCCAACGCGTTCAGACGGTCGCCGCCGCCGCCGAAGAGCTCTCCTCCTCCATCACCGAAATCAGCCGTCAGGTCGCGCAATCGGCCGAAGTCACCGGCCGCGCGGTCGAGAGCGCACGCCACACCGACACCATCGTGCGCGCGCTCTCCGACGGCGCCCAACAGATCGAGCACGTCGCCGAACTGATCTCCAGCATCGCCGCGCAGACCAATCTGCTGGCACTCAATGCCACCATCGAGGCCGCACGCGCCGGTGAAGCCGGTCGCGGCTTCGCCGTCGTCGCCTCCGAAGTGAAATCGCTGGCGAGCCAGACTGCAGAGGCCACCCGCGAGATCGGTGACAAGATCGCCCAGATCCAGGGCGCAACCAAGGAAGCCGTCGATGCCATCGGCGGCATCACCGCCACCATCGAGGAGGTCAGCCGCATTGCCACCTCGATCGGGGCAGCGATCGAGGAGCAAGGTGCGGCCACCGCCGAGATCGCCCGCAGCGTCTCGCAGACCGCCGAGGCGACCAAGGAAGTCACCACCAATATCGGCGGCGTCAGCTCGGCGGCCAACGAGACCGGCAATGCCGCCGGCATGGTGCTCGCGGCCGCGTCGAACCTCTCCAAGCAGGCCGAGCAGCTTTCGGGCGAAGTCGGCACCTTCCTGGCGGGCGTGCGCGCGGCGTAA
- a CDS encoding DUF3971 domain-containing protein — MPGRGASIPVDGCGPGGAQSYDGRLYREAMARNTSPQDHNREFDRHGGHHEQPEWHEDDWDQDQEEEAGHRARRLLSRSNSRFRVGDGFSLFRRALPSGRWLRRMSVVLGALIVIFVGCFGALWWRLGAGPINLDMATPWLAAAIEDNIGHGNTVEVGGTQIERAGRVRIAVRIRDIIVRDHDHAIVASAPKAEVRLSGAALLTGHLRAESLNLVDAELAIRIAPDGTVTVSAGDTAKPLATGVASKKEAGLPPTFPRNGVPPPPFGMAPATPDASQAAAQPAAQSGILQGLDWLDSLSLTGLDGQNLNEIGLKNGNLIVDDQQRGSKWTFENITLSLRRPSHGGVALSFGEEGARPWSLRTTIGPSENGVRSIDIRADKVSTANILLALRVKDFTYTADLPLTGELKGELGRDGVPTFFRGKVTIGAGNIIDTDTPDYPMAIDSAEINVEWDAGRRVLVAPFKILSGANRLTLLAHLEPPNGTTNDWQLGFSGGSILLGGIDNEPPLVFNRIAIGFRFDTDHKRMLLTQADISNGEIGVAGTGAIDYSGEPRLTLGFAGTPMSASAMKRMWPTLVVPELRQWVIERIERGTLQRIEIGINSPTRNLPRKGPPIPDDGLSVNIVASGVAVRPVDGMPVVHDADLKAHVTGRTATVNIGQGVADTPAGRKVTISDFTFEVPDMAPKPSPSRTRFRVDGPVPAAAEMLSNDRLSDLSSTVVDPNTSKGTFTANIQLGLPVKGELTKADTVYAVTADLNGFAADKLVMNQKLEANNLKIVANNQGYQVKGDVKINGQAASLDYRKATDGDADVKLQTTLDDASRARLGFDLSPAVSGSVPVKVSGKIAGGPEQTTKLGIEADLTSVKLDNILPGWVKLPGKASKATFKVVPTAQSTRLEDIVIDGGGASIKGSLEVDPNGDLMNANFPVYSPSDGDKTSLKVERGQDGVVRGTMRGDVFDGRGFLKSAISGNSKDDSKSKLKNVDFDIDVKLGTVAGFNGETMRSVDAKMSKRSGAIKAFSLSGRIGQNTPVAADLRGGRAQGSREVIYLQTNDAGSLLKFTDTYTKAVGGQMVVAMEPPTSDATTAREGLINVRDFTVKGEAQLERVAAGAPNGTPGGGGVSFSALRAEFTRQNGALTVRDGLVKGPMIGATIEGSIDYPGNQVCMSGTFVPMYGVNNIFGQIPLFGLFLGGGDKEGLIGVTYEVVGTPAAPVMRVNPISAMVPGVFRKIFEFNTGKQNMPIDELPSSQSGDSSTGSARPLSSGCSVARR, encoded by the coding sequence ATGCCGGGGCGGGGAGCGTCGATTCCCGTCGACGGCTGCGGTCCCGGCGGCGCTCAATCCTACGACGGGCGCCTGTATCGAGAGGCAATGGCTAGGAATACGTCGCCCCAGGATCACAATCGGGAGTTCGATCGGCACGGCGGCCATCACGAGCAGCCGGAATGGCACGAGGACGACTGGGATCAAGACCAGGAAGAGGAAGCGGGACATCGCGCGCGCCGCCTGTTGTCGCGTTCCAACTCGCGCTTTCGCGTCGGTGACGGTTTCTCTTTGTTTCGGCGGGCGCTGCCGAGCGGACGCTGGCTGCGCCGGATGTCCGTCGTCCTCGGCGCATTGATCGTCATCTTCGTCGGTTGTTTTGGCGCGCTGTGGTGGCGGCTGGGCGCCGGTCCCATCAACCTCGATATGGCGACGCCCTGGCTCGCCGCTGCCATCGAGGACAATATCGGCCACGGCAATACCGTGGAGGTCGGCGGCACCCAGATCGAGCGCGCCGGGCGGGTCCGGATTGCCGTGCGCATCCGCGACATCATCGTCCGCGATCACGACCATGCCATCGTCGCCAGCGCACCGAAGGCCGAGGTGCGGCTGTCGGGGGCAGCACTTCTCACCGGGCACCTGCGCGCCGAAAGCCTCAACCTCGTCGATGCCGAGCTCGCGATCCGGATCGCACCTGACGGGACGGTCACGGTGTCCGCCGGCGACACGGCGAAGCCGCTCGCAACCGGCGTCGCGTCCAAGAAAGAAGCGGGCCTGCCGCCGACATTCCCGCGCAACGGCGTTCCGCCGCCGCCGTTCGGGATGGCGCCTGCAACTCCGGACGCGTCCCAGGCCGCAGCTCAACCTGCCGCGCAGAGTGGAATTCTTCAGGGCCTCGACTGGCTCGACAGCTTGAGCTTGACCGGCCTCGACGGCCAGAACCTCAACGAGATCGGTCTCAAGAACGGCAATCTGATCGTCGACGATCAGCAGCGCGGCAGCAAATGGACGTTTGAGAACATCACGCTCAGCCTGCGCCGGCCGAGCCATGGCGGCGTCGCGCTCAGCTTCGGCGAAGAGGGCGCGCGCCCGTGGTCGCTGCGCACCACGATCGGACCAAGCGAGAATGGCGTGCGCTCGATCGATATCCGCGCGGACAAGGTGTCGACCGCCAACATCCTGCTGGCGCTGCGCGTCAAGGACTTCACCTATACGGCCGACCTGCCTCTGACCGGCGAGCTCAAGGGTGAGCTCGGCCGCGACGGCGTGCCGACGTTCTTCCGCGGCAAGGTCACGATCGGTGCGGGCAACATCATCGACACCGACACGCCCGACTATCCCATGGCGATCGACTCGGCCGAGATCAACGTCGAATGGGATGCGGGACGGCGGGTGCTGGTCGCACCGTTCAAGATCCTCTCCGGCGCCAATCGCCTGACACTGCTCGCCCATCTCGAGCCGCCGAACGGCACCACCAATGACTGGCAGCTCGGCTTCAGCGGCGGCTCGATCCTGCTCGGCGGCATCGACAACGAGCCGCCGCTCGTCTTCAACCGCATCGCGATCGGATTCCGCTTCGACACCGATCACAAGCGCATGCTGCTGACGCAGGCCGACATCTCCAACGGCGAGATCGGTGTCGCCGGCACCGGCGCGATCGACTATTCCGGCGAGCCGCGCCTGACGCTCGGCTTTGCGGGAACGCCGATGTCGGCCTCGGCCATGAAGCGGATGTGGCCGACGCTGGTGGTGCCCGAGTTGCGCCAATGGGTGATCGAGCGGATCGAGCGCGGCACGCTTCAGCGCATCGAGATCGGCATCAACTCGCCGACGCGCAACCTTCCGCGCAAGGGGCCGCCGATTCCCGACGACGGCCTGTCGGTCAACATCGTGGCGAGCGGCGTCGCGGTCCGCCCCGTGGACGGCATGCCGGTGGTACACGACGCTGATCTGAAGGCGCATGTCACCGGACGCACCGCCACCGTGAATATCGGCCAGGGCGTTGCCGACACGCCCGCAGGTCGCAAGGTCACGATCTCCGACTTCACGTTCGAGGTGCCGGACATGGCGCCGAAGCCGTCGCCCTCGCGAACGCGCTTCCGCGTCGATGGTCCGGTGCCGGCCGCTGCCGAAATGCTGTCCAACGACCGGTTGAGCGATCTGTCATCGACCGTCGTCGATCCCAACACCAGCAAGGGCACGTTCACGGCGAACATCCAACTCGGCTTGCCGGTCAAGGGCGAGCTGACCAAGGCGGACACCGTCTACGCCGTCACCGCCGACCTCAACGGCTTTGCCGCCGACAAGCTGGTGATGAACCAGAAGCTCGAGGCCAACAATCTCAAGATCGTCGCCAACAACCAGGGCTACCAGGTCAAGGGCGACGTCAAGATCAACGGGCAGGCGGCCTCGCTCGACTACCGCAAGGCGACCGATGGCGATGCCGACGTCAAGCTGCAGACGACGCTGGACGATGCCAGCCGTGCGCGGCTTGGCTTCGATCTCAGTCCGGCCGTCAGCGGGTCGGTGCCGGTCAAGGTGTCGGGCAAGATTGCCGGCGGGCCCGAGCAGACGACGAAGCTCGGCATCGAGGCGGACCTGACTTCGGTCAAGCTCGACAACATCCTTCCCGGTTGGGTCAAGCTGCCGGGCAAAGCGAGCAAGGCGACGTTCAAGGTGGTGCCGACGGCACAATCGACGCGGCTCGAGGACATCGTCATCGATGGTGGCGGCGCCTCGATCAAGGGCTCGCTGGAAGTCGACCCGAACGGCGACCTCATGAATGCGAACTTCCCGGTCTATTCGCCGTCCGACGGCGACAAGACGTCGCTGAAGGTGGAGCGCGGTCAGGACGGCGTGGTCCGTGGCACGATGCGCGGCGACGTGTTCGACGGTCGCGGCTTCCTGAAGTCGGCGATCTCAGGCAATTCCAAGGACGACAGCAAGAGCAAGCTCAAGAACGTCGATTTCGATATCGATGTGAAGCTCGGCACGGTCGCCGGATTCAACGGCGAAACGATGCGCAGCGTCGACGCCAAGATGTCGAAGCGCAGCGGGGCCATCAAGGCGTTCTCGCTGAGCGGCAGGATCGGTCAGAACACACCGGTGGCGGCTGATCTGCGCGGCGGGCGTGCGCAGGGCAGCCGCGAGGTGATCTATCTCCAGACCAACGACGCGGGCTCGCTGCTGAAATTCACCGACACCTATACCAAGGCCGTCGGCGGCCAGATGGTGGTGGCGATGGAGCCGCCGACATCGGACGCGACCACGGCGCGCGAGGGCCTCATCAACGTGCGCGACTTCACGGTGAAGGGCGAGGCGCAGCTCGAACGCGTCGCCGCAGGTGCGCCGAACGGCACTCCGGGCGGCGGTGGCGTTTCCTTCAGCGCCTTGCGCGCAGAGTTCACCCGGCAGAACGGCGCGCTCACGGTCCGCGACGGCCTGGTCAAGGGGCCGATGATCGGCGCCACCATCGAGGGCTCGATCGACTATCCCGGCAACCAGGTCTGCATGAGCGGCACCTTCGTGCCGATGTATGGCGTGAACAACATTTTCGGCCAGATCCCGTTGTTCGGGCTGTTCCTGGGCGGTGGCGATAAGGAAGGGCTGATCGGTGTCACCTACGAGGTCGTCGGCACGCCTGCGGCTCCCGTGATGCGGGTCAATCCGATCTCCGCGATGGTGCCAGGCGTGTTCCGCAAGATCTTCGAGTTCAACACCGGCAAGCAGAACATGCCGATCGACGAACTGCCGTCGTCGCAGTCCGGCGACAGTTCGACGGGATCGGCAAGGCCGCTGTCGAGCGGTTGCAGCGTCGCGCGGCGTTAG
- a CDS encoding peroxiredoxin gives MSKKSRKKSSKTPSGSSTAKKKPLKTRASTQASGAKTQPASASKSGKATAKAASHKAASKRLKSSEKASKPSASASAASAKPASAKSLAEGQKAPAFRLPRDGGNVVTLQDYAGQKLVLFFYPRADTPGCTREAIDFTRLKDDFAAAGTAVLGISADPLKAQEKFRDKHSLGVPLISDEQHEMLEAYGAWGEKSMYGRSFLGILRTTVLIGSDGKVAKIWRNVRVDGHADEVLLAARSL, from the coding sequence ATGTCCAAGAAATCCCGAAAGAAATCGTCCAAAACGCCCTCCGGCAGTTCGACCGCTAAAAAGAAGCCCCTGAAAACACGGGCATCGACTCAAGCAAGTGGCGCGAAAACACAGCCGGCATCGGCAAGCAAATCAGGCAAAGCAACCGCCAAGGCAGCATCGCATAAGGCCGCATCGAAACGGTTAAAATCTTCTGAAAAGGCCTCTAAGCCTTCCGCGTCGGCGTCGGCCGCTTCGGCAAAACCCGCGTCGGCAAAGTCTCTGGCCGAGGGCCAGAAGGCGCCCGCCTTCCGCCTCCCTCGCGACGGCGGCAACGTCGTGACCCTCCAGGACTATGCCGGCCAGAAGCTCGTCCTGTTCTTCTACCCCCGCGCCGACACGCCGGGCTGCACCCGCGAGGCGATCGACTTCACCCGACTGAAGGACGACTTCGCGGCTGCCGGCACCGCCGTGCTGGGTATTTCGGCCGATCCGTTAAAGGCCCAGGAGAAGTTCCGCGACAAGCACAGCCTCGGCGTCCCCCTGATCTCGGACGAACAGCACGAGATGCTGGAGGCGTATGGCGCCTGGGGCGAAAAATCCATGTATGGCAGGAGCTTCCTCGGGATTCTTCGCACCACGGTGCTGATCGGATCCGACGGCAAGGTGGCCAAGATCTGGCGCAACGTGCGGGTCGATGGCCACGCCGACGAGGTGCTGCTCGCGGCAAGAAGTCTTTAA
- a CDS encoding peptidoglycan DD-metalloendopeptidase family protein: MSKSSAQFSQYPQHHPHDHGRAFHRRPAAAAAAAAIPLPDADDAYTIVHHGKQVRLGPVVFWIVVGTVVLLGLWSAATATYFAFRDDVLTRLIARQAEMQYAYEDRIAELRAKVDRTTSRQLLDQEQFDQKLDQIMKRQTALESRATALGAMPDVTGSIPRSTPQRGDANQTTQGTPKPSPISDTVIFVAPPDREARLESRAPAAIAPPVNQFAKNQGFDNVLVRLTTSLDQVERRQVAALSAVEEGMDSRMRRLRGVVSDLGLNMATLEAAVPRAAMGGPFVPVKLTANAGPFEKQLYRISTTRAEMDRLNRTLAQVPYRKPVVGEVEFTSGFGVRSDPFLGRPAMHTGLDFRAATGDPARVTANGKVVSAGWSGGYGRMVEVDHGNGLSTRYGHLSEINVKVGEIVKIGQVIGLVGSTGRSTGPHLHYETRIDGEAVDPQKFLRAGVRLSAG; the protein is encoded by the coding sequence ATGTCGAAAAGTTCTGCCCAATTCTCGCAGTACCCCCAGCATCATCCCCACGACCACGGACGTGCCTTCCATCGCCGTCCTGCCGCCGCTGCGGCAGCCGCCGCGATTCCCCTGCCCGATGCCGATGACGCCTACACCATCGTGCATCACGGCAAGCAGGTTCGCCTCGGGCCTGTCGTGTTCTGGATCGTGGTCGGCACCGTCGTGCTGCTCGGCCTGTGGTCGGCGGCGACCGCCACCTATTTCGCTTTCCGCGACGACGTTCTGACCCGGCTGATCGCCCGCCAGGCCGAGATGCAATACGCCTATGAGGATCGCATCGCCGAGTTGCGCGCCAAGGTCGACCGCACCACCAGCCGGCAATTGCTCGACCAGGAGCAGTTCGACCAGAAGCTCGACCAGATCATGAAGCGCCAGACGGCGCTGGAGTCCCGGGCGACGGCGCTGGGGGCCATGCCCGACGTCACCGGATCGATTCCCCGTTCGACGCCGCAGCGTGGTGACGCGAACCAGACGACGCAAGGCACGCCAAAGCCGTCGCCGATCAGCGACACCGTGATCTTCGTGGCGCCGCCCGACCGCGAAGCGCGGCTCGAATCGCGTGCGCCGGCCGCGATCGCCCCGCCGGTCAATCAATTCGCCAAGAACCAGGGCTTTGACAACGTCCTGGTCCGGCTGACGACCTCGCTCGATCAGGTCGAGCGCCGCCAGGTTGCCGCGCTCAGCGCCGTCGAGGAAGGCATGGATTCGCGGATGCGGCGGTTGCGCGGCGTGGTCAGCGATCTCGGCCTGAACATGGCCACTCTCGAGGCGGCGGTGCCGCGCGCCGCGATGGGCGGCCCGTTCGTGCCGGTCAAGCTCACGGCCAATGCGGGCCCGTTCGAGAAGCAGCTCTATCGCATCAGCACCACCCGCGCCGAGATGGACCGGCTCAACCGCACGCTGGCGCAGGTGCCCTATCGCAAGCCTGTCGTCGGCGAGGTCGAATTCACCTCCGGCTTCGGCGTGCGCAGCGATCCCTTCCTCGGCCGGCCCGCGATGCATACCGGACTCGATTTCCGTGCCGCGACCGGCGATCCCGCGCGCGTCACCGCCAACGGCAAGGTGGTCTCGGCCGGCTGGTCCGGTGGTTATGGCCGCATGGTCGAGGTCGATCACGGCAACGGGCTCTCGACCCGCTACGGCCATCTCTCCGAGATCAACGTCAAGGTCGGCGAGATCGTGAAGATCGGCCAGGTCATCGGCCTGGTCGGCTCGACGGGACGTTCAACGGGGCCGCATCTGCACTACGAAACCCGCATCGATGGCGAAGCCGTCGACCCGCAGAAGTTTTTGCGCGCCGGCGTACGGCTCAGCGCGGGCTAA
- a CDS encoding LysR family transcriptional regulator, with protein MVSLTLKQVEAFYWIAELGGVVDAAERLNLAQSTISKRIAELEAAIGSTLFDRNSRTISLTRSGENLIELAAELLQLEARMRQVAAGPLAFSGAFRFGVTELVALTWLPKLIVAMKEAYPAVIPEPEVESSVVLLDKLADRRLDLVIGLDPPASADFNALPLDSVTLQWMSAPGVGPKSNEAALEEIAQYPILTQGEGSGLQKLVLDWLGASGIKLNRVVKCNSLSVLSALAVAGLGITFLTEQYFRHEIEIGLLRTIRTSPPIPQIRYFAVTRTDIVDPLAGQIARIARECCDFSVRGLSARRGADRLSPR; from the coding sequence ATGGTGAGCCTGACACTGAAGCAGGTCGAAGCCTTCTACTGGATTGCCGAATTGGGCGGGGTGGTTGACGCCGCGGAGCGGCTCAACCTGGCGCAATCGACCATTTCCAAGCGCATCGCCGAGTTGGAAGCTGCGATCGGGAGCACGCTGTTCGATCGCAACAGTCGAACGATCAGCCTGACGCGCAGCGGCGAAAATCTGATCGAGCTCGCGGCTGAGCTGTTGCAGCTCGAGGCGCGAATGCGCCAGGTCGCAGCAGGGCCGCTGGCTTTCAGCGGTGCCTTCCGGTTCGGTGTCACCGAGCTCGTGGCGCTGACCTGGCTCCCGAAACTGATCGTGGCCATGAAGGAGGCCTATCCGGCGGTCATTCCGGAGCCCGAAGTCGAATCCAGTGTCGTGCTTCTCGACAAGCTCGCCGATCGCCGCCTGGATCTTGTCATTGGTCTTGATCCGCCGGCCAGCGCCGATTTCAACGCACTGCCGCTCGACAGCGTCACGTTGCAATGGATGTCGGCACCTGGCGTCGGGCCGAAGTCCAACGAGGCCGCGCTCGAGGAGATCGCGCAATATCCGATCCTCACCCAGGGAGAAGGATCAGGCTTGCAGAAGCTCGTCCTGGATTGGCTGGGCGCGAGCGGCATCAAGCTCAATCGCGTCGTCAAGTGCAACAGTCTCAGCGTGCTCTCGGCGCTGGCCGTGGCCGGGCTCGGCATCACCTTTCTGACCGAGCAGTATTTCCGGCATGAGATCGAGATCGGTCTATTGCGTACGATCAGAACGTCGCCGCCCATCCCGCAGATCAGGTATTTTGCCGTGACGCGTACGGACATCGTCGATCCGTTGGCCGGGCAGATCGCACGGATTGCTCGTGAATGCTGTGATTTCTCGGTTCGAGGCCTATCGGCGCGGCGGGGGGCCGACAGACTTAGCCCGCGCTGA
- a CDS encoding RraA family protein, translating to MLLPGHRLLPSPPSVPPAIIADFATAQVAIVSDNMNRLYGTRALRPFHGNARLIGTAITVKTRAGDNFMLHKAYELLRPGDVLVVDGGGDLNQALVGEIMMTRAKAMGVAGFVIDGAIRDVAAFAESGFPCFARGVTHRGPYKSGPGEINVPVSIDGMVVMPGDVILGDEDGVVAFERSVAPELLDRVRQQEVREAGALAAIREGRLDNSYIGTGNSPAQGATS from the coding sequence ATGCTCCTGCCCGGCCATCGACTGCTTCCCTCGCCGCCCTCGGTCCCGCCTGCAATCATCGCCGACTTTGCCACGGCACAGGTCGCGATCGTGTCCGACAACATGAACCGGCTGTACGGCACGCGCGCGCTCCGCCCGTTCCATGGCAACGCCCGGCTGATCGGTACGGCGATCACCGTCAAGACGCGGGCCGGCGACAATTTCATGCTGCACAAGGCGTATGAGCTGCTCCGGCCGGGCGACGTGCTCGTGGTCGATGGTGGTGGCGATCTCAACCAGGCCCTGGTCGGCGAGATCATGATGACGCGCGCCAAGGCGATGGGAGTCGCCGGCTTCGTCATCGACGGCGCCATCCGCGATGTCGCCGCGTTCGCCGAGTCTGGCTTTCCCTGCTTCGCGCGCGGTGTCACGCATCGCGGTCCGTACAAATCGGGCCCCGGAGAGATCAACGTGCCGGTCTCGATCGACGGCATGGTGGTGATGCCGGGCGACGTCATTCTCGGCGATGAGGATGGTGTCGTGGCCTTCGAGCGATCCGTTGCCCCGGAGCTGCTCGACCGGGTCAGACAGCAGGAAGTGCGCGAGGCCGGCGCGTTGGCCGCCATCCGCGAGGGCCGTCTCGACAATTCCTACATCGGCACCGGAAACTCTCCTGCCCAAGGGGCAACGTCATGA